Genomic segment of Danio aesculapii chromosome 25, fDanAes4.1, whole genome shotgun sequence:
cccagacatttaaaaagaaaataatttagagcagtaaccacaataccgtcaaaccgtaatatttttatccaaggttagtTATAGTTGTAAGCACAAATATGCGTTtttattttgaatggtgacatccAGGGACAAGAAATTTTAaaggtgcaatacctagttcaaccacagggtgtcaaacttacataaaGTTTGACACcctgtggttgaactaggtattgcactccaggatcaaaacacattttcactctgcTCCTCTTCTGACGAGTCCACGCAAGCGCAGATTGCCAGATTGATGGAGTGTGCCTGACTaacgagcctaaaggctgattatatgtaatatttctaactaaaagcaacaacatgcgatagaaggaatattttccgtactaaaaggagtttttgtcctaaccaacacctgaaatttatattttagaaacggcttttatttctCACAGGTAAACAACTGATCACCTCAGACACacctcatgtgttttattcagtgttgcatgctaataatgtaagtttgaatgccattttacatgacatttattgccgtactactgaaagcagcagcagatagatcacctcagatgttgaaaataaaataaactgtttaaaactgaactttagaacacatatcagtgattcagcatgtatattTGACACtgataaagaggtttaatatgtattaattggaTTATAAACCTGACCATTTCgctgaagtgcagtgagtgcactattctgtgcttctaaatggctgtatatAAATTGATATCgttttcgtctggtgcaaacagccaaattgcttatctcCTCACGTAGCAAGATGTTAGGACACGgagttacagtgtaacctgctcatctaatgtttacgttcataatatttatattttgctaattaataacctcctcatgtggaactctcattttggagtctgctactgtcccactggaggtcgcattttcgTTTGcgggcgcatgctttgagagcctttctgattGAATGAagcaaatatgctgttttccaccaaggcaacgtGGGGTGCTGAaacataattggctaaagtggcattgggcgagttcaaataaccaaaacaaagacagatgttctgaCACGTAatggacattttcaaagcagaatatctgacttcagcattgtttttcagataaacaagaatgttcacttagcatattTCTTCAATATCtgcaatatattatgatattttatgcCTAAGAGGAGTTacacttacagcacctttaacggTTATGATTTAAAGACTAATAAAGACTAATaacattaaacttaaaaaaaaaaaaacatgaatgattgaaAACCTTGGCTGAAATtctgattcttattggctgttgtcattttccgcTCTtgtcaaatgtttaattttaattgagtTTACGTCTCGATAATAAACGACGTCAATGAAATAAACACTGACCTGGACTGGAGGTCTCTGTGGGGAAACAATGTGGTCAATGATCAGTCGTCCTTCATCCGAATCTGAATCTGGCTCTGTTTGGTCGTCCTTCAAGGATCTTGGCCGTTGGCAGGCGGACACTGAACGGAGGGCATTTCGGACTCTTCATTTTCATGTACAGCAGTTTTTCCTTGATCATCCAGAGTCCTGTTTGTTTCACCTTGTTCTTCAGGCACAGATTCTGGAGTGTTTTGAGACGGTGAGGTgggtttttttgcatctgaagagTCTGTGAGTTTCTTGGGGCTTGGGGTAAGTTGAGATGGAGCTGCATTCGGATTTTGACtgattgttttcttttattttggtcCTTTGTTTTCTTAGTGGGCTTGTAGGACTCGCCGAAGGACTCCAGATCTGTGAGGTCGGTCTCAAAATCCATACTAGTGTCATCAAACGTCACCACACTTCTGGAGGTTTTATCCTgagtagaaaaaaaattatgtaaataaatgttttagtgctgggcaaagattaatcgcatgCAAAATAAACGTTTTTTTGACGTCATATGTCTGTCTActgtgtttattattatgtatatataaatacacacatgcatgcaaatatttagtacatttttatttattgttagatATAAAATTTATACGTATATGATACAAAtgatataaatgtaaatttgtttgcaaaaacagttgtttttatgtgtatcacatatacataaataaacatattcacATACAAAAATACTGGTCAAAATACACATTtactttattatgtttttaatatttatttgtgattttccCCCCaagctttaacaaaacattttgtacaatcaAGGTTGTTAATTTTTCCCTACAGTGACCCTTGCTGccgaaataaattaacaaacaagtgaaattaaaatgaaattaaaacagaaatagattaaaatataataaagcaaaatggattaaaataaaacttatggaataaaaaaaatgaactttaCAGTATTATGTACACATTTAAAATTAGGCAATatcaattgtaaaaataataataataataataataatataattattattattatatattattattattattattattatattatatatataaaaacaactttgGATGTGACATTAATcccaattattatattatataatattttaaatatttgcatatagTTTCGAATAGAAATACGATAATGGCTTTTCCTGAACACAATAGTCcgagatttgatttattttgtatatttagaatagaatataaacAATATGCGAACTTGTTCATCTTTAATGAAAATGTCGACTAATTATTTAATACTAACAGGAAATCAACATATTAGAATAATATCTGAAGGATCACACGACTGGAgaaatgatgctaaaaattcagctgtGAGGAAttaacaggaataaattacattataaaacatattcaaattagggcgacgcagtggcgcagtaggaagtgctgccgccttacagcaagaaggtcgctggttcgagcctcggctgggtcagttggcgtttctgtgtggtgttctccctgcgttcgcgtgggtttcctccaggtgctctggtttcccccacagtccaaagacatgtggtacaggtgaattgggtaggctaaattgtccatagtgtatgaatgtgagccagtgtgtatggatgttttccagagatgggttgcggctggaagggcatccggtgcgtaaaacatgTTCTAGATAAAttagctgttcattccgctgtggcgaccccggattaattaactaagccgaaaagaaaatgaatgaatgaatatattcagaatagaaaacagatattttaaatagcaaataataaatatattaataacaatgctttggatcaaataaatgcaggttagATGAGCaaaagagacttttttttttaaatacacataaatctacaatataaactaattgtgtaaaacaaactaaaatatagtaaaaaaacacGCAATATTTATAATTGCACTTAATAATATAAAGATTATTATGGAGATTTATTCATCTTATATGACAAGAGTTGTATTTTATAGTAAAGACGAATTAAAATAATAGTATACTGCAATTTAATGAgttttatagtaaaataaacaatatagtaCAATATAGTAAGTTTAACATAGAGCAATACAATGAAATTTGTtttagatttaaatatttaatataacaataaaaaactgtatattaatatctTATTCATAATTATGATATATGACTATATTTATTTTGTGacttttttcattttgaaaaaatCGTTATTAAATCATTACGTTTTATAGGTAGCCATTAGTACAACAATTGACTTATAATTCATCTTCAATAGGTTATAAACTGTCCGGTGTTTCGTCCTCCTTTCTCTATTAACTGTTCTCACCGCAGCAGGAGGAGTGCTTTCGAAGCTCAGCTCTTCTCCAGTGACGAAAAACACCGGTCGTGTTGAAGTCTTGGAAAAGAGCAGCTTCAGGCTCTCCTCGTGGAACAGCAAACTCCTCTCTCTGCAGCTCATCTCCGTCTTCAGCAGCGGAGCATCGATGAACGTCGTCTTACTCTGACAGCTGCCtacaagtaccacaatacgtagttacatccacaaatgccatttAAAACAGTACTGTGCCAAGAGGAAGCCCTATGTTAGCTGTACAGAAGCGCTGTCGACTTCTCTAGGCTCTGgtatggaccatcacacagtgcaAACGCGTGgacagatgaatcagtatttcaggtatttttttcaGGAGAAATGGATGACGTGTGCTCTGGACAAAAGAAGAAttggatcatccagactgttaccagcaacaagtccaaaagccaggatcTGTCAtgatatggggttgtgtcagtgcccttggcacaGGTAACTTgtacttctgtgatggcaccattaatacTGAAAAGTACAAAGAGATTtcggagcacaatatgctgccttcttttacAGAGACACCCatacatatttcaacaagacaatgcaaaaccacattctgcacacattacaaagtccagGCTGCGGAGGATGAGGATCCAGCTACTTAACTGGCCTGACTGCAGTACCGACCTGTCTCCGATAGAGAAAACCCCGTACTGTTGCTCACCTTTTTATtgcacctgaaacacttcatcacttggtgtcttcagtccctaattTCTTTtaggtgttgtgaaaaggaatggcaacattaaaaagtggtaaatgctttacggCTCCAACTTTTCTGAAATGCGTTTCAAGAaacaaaattggaatatgtgtttgttttgaaaaaattgtaaataaataacgaGAAAGACAATAAAGAATGTTTGTTGTACTGTCAGCAATGAAACAAGCAaattagaaatcactactttttatttgcgttttccatactgtcccaactttttctgatgtgGGTTTGTGCAAAAAGGATAGCACAAGAGTTATTGTAAACTGTGCTCACATTAAACTGTTACACTATTCGCGTTCTGTTAATTCTGATACTAGAACTAGAAACTATGAACTAGATTTactaaaactacacacacacacacacatgtatatatatatatatatatatatatatatataatatatatatataatatatatatatatacacatacacacacatacatatatatatatatatatatatatatatatatatatatatatatatatatatgtgtgtgtgtatgtgtatatatatattgtatgtatgtatgtatgtatacatatatatacacatacacacacacatatattatatacatatatatatatatatatataaataaataaataaaaaaacagtaaataaagctAAAGTAAAACTAACAGAAACCATTAAcgaaaacaaattaagataaaCTAGAATGTCTAAAACTTCACATataaaaactaaacagaaataaataaaactaaaaccaaCAAAGACACTAATGAAACAAACTAAAGCTAAActcaaatgtataataaataaaaagtaaaatctctaaataaaaactaatataaatatttaaaactataataaccttttAACAAACAGGCATTAAAACAGCAGACAAGTGCTCACCTTTCCCAGGATTCATTCTGACCCACACTGGCAGCTCCCATGATTCAGTGAGCTCAGAGCTGTTGTTCAGCAGCTGAACGAAGGCCTCTTTGGCTAAACACACGTGTGGCTCGTATCTagcgctcagcttttctgcattaCCGTCACTGCTGATGGCCTGGAGACATTCAAAGATATCAGGACAGTCCTGTTTTACAGCTTTAATAACAGCAGTGAAGTATTGAGTCCCACCAGGTTCTGTCTCAGGTCCACTCCTGTTTTCATTTTATATGCTGCCACCACAGCAGGGAAGTAACAGATTCGATGTAACTTGGCTTATGCAATCAGATTACAAAACTAAATACTTTTAATTAGAGTCTACTTTTTAAAGAGATTGTTATAAAATGAaagtcctgtcatcatttactcatcccccacttactgtttgagcttctttcttctattgagcACAAAGGAATATATGCACTGAGGAATACTGGAAAgtagcagccattgactttcatgtaAGTATTCCTTTGAAATACTTCTAATCTGACAACAGTTATGGATTACATGACTACAAAGGGCTGTGCAATCTGACAATAAATATTGTATGAACCAAATAAAATGTACACAGTTTCATATAActctatattttttaatattgagGTGCCACAAAATATGCTTGTTTATGGTTATAATTTTTCATAATTTGTATGAGCGCAATATTAAACACAATTGCAGATGAAAACTTGAATAACAGCATTGTAAGAaagttcaacacaatctcacggcaattcgtaacttttttttagtggctaattcgtacaaattcgtacgatctaattcgtacaatttagtacgatttgctcatcctccaatgacggttgggtttaggggcggggttaggtgccacgccttctttttaaaatcgttccatttcgtacgactgaactcgtacgaattcgtacgaattagccactaaactgtcaaaacgtaaaatacttccgttttctcgtgagatcgggCTGGAAAGTTGCGATCTTGAAAGAACAATGTTTccattttccattttatttagccatattttaatttgttatttgttttattagacTTGCAATTATTAGTTTTCGAAAAAGGTTTTTACtaatattgatttaatatttcTCCATTTGTAATCAAACATTTGATCTGTATTTGTAAATAAcgtgagaaatatgatcacagaATGAGTAAACGTCTGGGTATAtacttaaaaatgtcaaataaataaatagtcctgTGGTCAAcatttataaactattaattCGTTCAATTGACGGAAATGGTATAATATGATGATGGAAATCTTTTTCAGGACATGAGAAGACTTATACtttgatttaagtttttttttttgtcatgattaCATATTATTTCCACAATGGCAGTAAGTTTTTCGCATTTCTCctagcttttctttttttaacatttaagatttttattaacaaaaaacacACATGTTTGATTCAGAATTATTGGGTCGTTTTCCAGCAGAGAAAATAATGTcgaaataatgaaatattttgtttctGTCAAAATAGTACAAGTTTATCTTgtcaatatgataataataatacttaaaaactTGTGACATCAAAATAAGAGTGACCGGTGCATTTATTAGACAGCAACAAGACTTTTGAAAACCATATTTTCACCTTTCACCGTAATATCACATCCAGGAACATTGGATGCACTGTCCAAATATAAATCTAAATCAAACATGCATCTTTTTAGCCAAGCTTTAACAATATCTTATGActccatacatacatatatccaTATTAAAGGAAATGAATAATTCAATATTtgctttaaatttatttatttatttattagatatttattaccacatcagcaacttgtggctatttcgtggccaaatggatatgcattaaaatattacatgataaatacAAGTTcgtataatattaaaaaaattacttagacaattatataaaatataaatagataaaatttccaaaaaaatttattcaaagttaaatatggtttttcagttctgtttttgattaaaaaaaaatgtaaaactcttcctggtggtacctttttaaaaatgtccatcaaagtactctccttataaaaattttgtctaatggaatttaaacttctacattccaacaaaatatgtttgatggtgagagcagtctggcagttattacatttaggtgattcttcgttatttaataaacatgaatgtgtcaacctagaatgtccaattcgacatctggtatagaccgtctgatcatgcctggtttcgaaattataatttgctaaatgtctttcatttattttcgggttaatttcatatCATTTGAAAATATTGcttgaaataaataattttttgcctGAAGTTTTATGAACTTTACCTGCTGCTTTGAAATGATTTTGTATCatgaaaagcgctatatacaTAAATGAACTCAATACAAcgtaaacactgaaaactgaactgacacggattcaatttactatgatctttcatgcgaagctgctttgacacaatctacattgtaaaagcgctatacaaataaaggtgacttgaatttaattaaaaagaCTTGATTTACAAAGGCACATAATCTTTGAGACAGATGCTTttgctttgctccttcttatttTAGAGATCCTGCGCTTCTACCGGTTTCAGTAGATCAGTGATTTTGAATCTTTGCACATGTTGTATTTAACATGCAGGTCCTGAGCTCTAAACACTAGTTAGTAAACGAATACTGAAGGGATCCTCACATTGTTGTAATTCAAGCAAATatcagcaccctctagtggttaAAAACACATATTGCAGGAACTGAAATGAACTTCACTTGTTTATGAAAATGAAGTTCataataaaaagatttttaagaaaatgacaaagcattaaatcatttttataattattttgaggtggaagttttttttccctttcatgattacatttaaataataataataataataataataataataataataataatataataattataattatattgataataataataataataataacaaaagtaacatttaaatagtatttatgatttttaatatatatatgatagtatattaaatataattatttatataaataattgttcCTACTgaacttaaagtttttttttattcagattttttcttCATAAAATTTCGATATTTTGTTAAACAAtgcaaaataatgtttgtttttgtgccaAAAATAATACAACTGTATTTATCCTGCTTTTAGAAccaaaaacataatattaatttaaatttaattacatatattgaatatttcagaaaaaattattaaaattgatCATCTGTTTCTTTATCTATTCACACAATCACAGACTGGTACTTACATTGTGTACAGCATGCGCTTTTTTCGCTGGAGGAACCACTTTCGCCACAGTCTCATAATCTACAGCAAGCTGAGTGTTTGCTGGTATCGCGTTTTCTTTTACCATATCTGTTTTACCCTGAGAAGAAAAACAGAAGGGATTGTTTAAACAAACACCAGTATATCACACAAACGTGTTGAAAAAGAAATATAGAATATAAGTACCATCGCCAGAATCTGTTTCTCAAAGTTGAGCGATATTGTACACACAATTTTTAGACTGGTCAGACTTGTAATCTCCTGAATACCGTAAACCTGTGGGTAACTCTTCACATGATCCAAGCAGGCGGTAAAATATTCCTGtagaggaaaataaataaacaaatcgatgaataaatataaaacatgcaaataatattctgaaataaataaaaataaattattaataaacgattattattcgttattaataattattaatattaataaattaatattaataattattattattaataaaatagtaattattaataaaattattatatataaataataaaatgacaattttttttacaaaaagtaaataaataaattaaaacacattaaaaaaaatgtaaataaagaataCCTCAGTGTAGCGGGTGGCATCTGCTGGCATGTAGTTGTACCCATCAGCCTGCAATCTGGAAACCTCTTGCAGGTATTTCATGAACTCTGTCGCTTCATTTCTCACCAGCTCCATTAAACGCTTCGAAAAGAGAGACGAGATTAGACAAGAACCACATTAAAACTATAATtttgcatatacactcaccggccactttattaggtacacctgtccaactttaCATTGAACATGACAACTGCAATGTCGTCATGttctgtactcaaatgacctccacagtcaccagatcccaacCCAAGAGAGCACCCTTGGGATGTGTGGAACAGGAGatatgcatcatggatgtgcagccgacaaatctgcagcaactgcgtgatgctatcatgtcaatatggagcaacaactctgaggaatatttccagtaccttgttgaatctatgccacgaaagattaaggcagttctgaaggcaaaagagggtccaacccggtactagtaaggtgtacctaataatgtggccagtgagtgtataactaCATAATTAAACTACACCATGTCTGCAAAACTGATGATCACCCCAAAAAGTCACTTCAGAAAGAACCCTATTTTAAGAGTTTACCTTTGAAGCTTTCTTATAATTCCTGGTTTTGAGCATGCTGAGGTATGATCTGCGCTCTTTTGCGTTGATCTTGGTGAAGCAGGGGGTACGGGACTAAAGGTTCAGGAAAAGTTGAAACATCAGAGTTCTTCTCGGGTTtggctttagattttttttgagtTGGTTTGCATTCAGCCGTGGCCTCATCTGCAGCCAAGACGTTACGAACTGAATCCTCATCACACTTCGCTGTCAGTGATTCTGCATCGGCCTCTTTCTGACCGGCGTCCTCCGGTTTTACACCAGAGCTTTTAaggacagaaagaaaaaaaatacagctcAATAATATATCATAATTTTACCTTTGGATAGATTTGCATTTTGACTTTTCATCTTTGTTTAGATAAAGCAGAATGAAACCAGTattgtttacatgggcaacaatactttaatactttttaattatgattaagacaatagtcTGATTAAGTCACCATGTGAACAGCGATTCTTGATCACcgtaatccgactaaagtcataactgaactaaacagaattaGAATTAAGACGTGGATTATGCGAATATTAGGGGCATttttgaagtaaacaccgcaatcaaactattaccgtcatgtaggacttttcgccgcattttgagACAAgatagcaaacacacacacacacatcacgaaatgcggaagttttttcctTCCATTCGACGTGCAttatcaataaaaacaacactcttccttCAGTCCTTCATATTCACGTCCAagaccccagtttgtcacaggggcatgaatgaaatgttcatgagtgaaagtcaaactgcagttaaaatcgagaaattaaagatgaaacacccaaaattacgtGAGACTCTGCAGGAAACATTGATAgtctggtgacgcaacattcgaaaagcacttcacgtaattatattaatgtcttattcagattaaggcaaataactattgctgatgtctatgtaaacatagtcagtagtgtcttcaaagtaagtgaaagatctagaagagcatcctgctgatttgattcagaagggcactttttttgtcagacagctcaccggtttgactttcattcattcaccatcattacttttaaaaagcacccggtccattttatttgtatatgttttaatgggacgcataaactctacaggtgcctgatagttagctgtgaaGCTAACGGtaatcatattattccctctagtgaatgcataaaaatcgtcatcataatttactcgagtgcacgcctcaatgtctaataataattatgtaaaaataaatgcatattataagacaattaaAGTGTTTTCTGACCTTGcctgcatatcagcctgttgttggagacccccaaaaccaaaatatgaccttttataatgtttAATAGGGGCTGTTTAACTGACTGTGTGAACAatattgtactttgatagtcaattTTTAGACTGGTCAGACTTGTAATCTCCTGAATACCGTAAACCTGTGGGTAACTCTTCACATGATCCAAGCAGGCGGTAAAATATTCCTGTATTGTTACTGCttgttggctgctaatatgatttccctaatTATAActtgcaaaaaatacttttctgaaatgatattattaagaatGTCCGAATATACgaatataaatccaactttacctcaatttaaaattaattattattagtttttaaggTCTAACACTAAATAACAACCGGTCTTCCTGCAGAACTGAGGTAAATTACCACTTTACTTTACTCACCTGTGTAAAAGAGCGAACAGTTCTTTGACGTTAGGCGCCAGAGTGAACTTTTCAAACAAATCTCTGGAAAAAACATAAGGAG
This window contains:
- the LOC130219196 gene encoding LOW QUALITY PROTEIN: little elongation complex subunit 2-like (The sequence of the model RefSeq protein was modified relative to this genomic sequence to represent the inferred CDS: deleted 1 base in 1 codon) codes for the protein MTSKCKKKTEAMELKWDVEEAAAAPPYVFSRDLFEKFTLAPNVKELFALLHSSGVKPEDAGQKEADAESLTAKCDEDSVRNVLAADEATAECKPTQKKSKAKPEKNSDVSTFPEPLVPYPCFTKINAKERRSYLSMLKTRNYKKASKRLMELVRNEATEFMKYLQEVSRLQADGYNYMPADATRYTEEYFTACLDHVKSYPQVYGIQEITSLTSLKIVCTISLNFEKQILAMGKTDMVKENAIPANTQLAVDYETVAKVVPPAKKAHAVHNAISSDGNAEKLSARYEPHVCLAKEAFVQLLNNSSELTESWELPVWVRMNPGKGSCQSKTTFIDAPLLKTEMSCRERSLLFHEESLKLLFSKTSTRPVFFVTGEELSFESTPPAADKTSRSVVTFDDTSMDFETDLTDLESFGESYKPTKKTKDQNKRKQSVKIRMQLHLNLPQAPRNSQTLQMQKNPPHRLKTLQNLCLKNKVKQTGLWMIKEKLLYMKMKSPKCPPFSVRLPTAKILEGRPNRARFRFG